CAAGATGCTGAGACAGTATTTTGTGGCTTTTCTTTTTTGTTGTATATTTGCCTTCGATAATCATTGATTGGTCATTATGATAAAGCTGAAAGACTTTTTTTCGTTCAAACAAAACCGTTTCTTCTGGTTGAACCTTATCGGCATGGCAGTTGCCATCCTTGCATGCATCGGCGGAACTTTGTTTTGGCTCGACGCTTATACGCATCACGGACAATCGTATGTTGTGCCTGACATCAAGCATAAATCATTGGAACAAGCCCAGCTTCTGCTCCACAACCAGCACATACAAGGCATAGTGGTCGATTCGACCTATGTAAAAGAACTCCCGCCGGGCATTGTCCTCGAACAAAAGCCCGAAGCAGGCATGCGGGTAAAAGAAGGACGGACGGTCTACCTGACCATCAACACACGGGAAGTGCCCCGCGTAAGAATCCCCGATATCATCGACAACAGTTCCGTGCGCCAGGCCGCCGCCAAGCTGAAAGCCATGAAGTTCAAGCTGACCGAACCCGAACTGGTTCCGGGAGAACAAGACTGGGTGTACGGCATCAAATACCGAGGCAAAAAGCTGAAATCGGGAGACCGGATTCCTTTCGAATCCCTGCTCACCTTATGCATCGGCAATACCCACCTGCGTGACTCGCTTGCCAACGATTCGCTCAACTTCCAGCTCAATAAGGAAGAGGACGAAGCGCAAGTAGATGAATCGTGGTTTTAATATAGTTGAAAAGACGAACGAATATAGATGAACAGACGAATGGAGATAGATGACATAACCGAACTGGACGATTCCCTCGACGACATCGAGCCGGTGAGCTCCCCGCCCGAATTGTATGAACATTTCCGTGTAACGGTAGATAAAGGGCAAGCGCCGGTACGCATCGACAAATACCTGTTTGAACGGATTGTCAACGCATCGCGCAACCGTATCCAAACGGCTGCAGATAACGGATACGTCATGGCAAACGGGAAACCCGTAAAAAGCAGCTACAAAGTAAAGCCGCTTGATGTGTTGACCGTCATGATGGACCGTCCCCGGTATGAAAACGACATTATCCCCGAAGACATCCCTCTGGATATTGTGTACGAAGACGATGACTTGATGGTGGTAAACAAACCGGCAGGGCTGGTGGTACACCCGGGTTGCGGGAACTATCACGGCACGTTGGTAAACGCCATCGCCTGGCACCTGCGCAATGTGCCTACGTATGACCCGAACGACCCGCAAGTAGGGCTGGTGCACCGTATAGACAAAGACACGTCCGGCCTGTTGGTCATAGCCAAGACTCCGGATGCCAAAACCCATCTGGGCATGCAATTCTACAACAAAACTACAAAACGTGAATACAATGCACTGGTATGGGGCATCATCGATGAAGACGAAGGAACCATCGAGGGCAATATCGGGCGCAACCCGAAAGACCGTATGCAGATGGCGGTGATGAGCGACCCTACCCAAGGGAAACATGCCGT
The Phocaeicola salanitronis DSM 18170 genome window above contains:
- a CDS encoding PASTA domain-containing protein — its product is MIKLKDFFSFKQNRFFWLNLIGMAVAILACIGGTLFWLDAYTHHGQSYVVPDIKHKSLEQAQLLLHNQHIQGIVVDSTYVKELPPGIVLEQKPEAGMRVKEGRTVYLTINTREVPRVRIPDIIDNSSVRQAAAKLKAMKFKLTEPELVPGEQDWVYGIKYRGKKLKSGDRIPFESLLTLCIGNTHLRDSLANDSLNFQLNKEEDEAQVDESWF
- a CDS encoding RluA family pseudouridine synthase, coding for MNRRMEIDDITELDDSLDDIEPVSSPPELYEHFRVTVDKGQAPVRIDKYLFERIVNASRNRIQTAADNGYVMANGKPVKSSYKVKPLDVLTVMMDRPRYENDIIPEDIPLDIVYEDDDLMVVNKPAGLVVHPGCGNYHGTLVNAIAWHLRNVPTYDPNDPQVGLVHRIDKDTSGLLVIAKTPDAKTHLGMQFYNKTTKREYNALVWGIIDEDEGTIEGNIGRNPKDRMQMAVMSDPTQGKHAVTHYQVLERLGYVTLVKCVLETGRTHQIRVHMKHIGHVLFNDERYGGHEILKGTHFSKYKQFVNNCFAICPRQALHAKTLGFVHPRTGKELFFTSELPEDMTHLLEKWRAYISNREES